The nucleotide sequence TCATAAAAACTAAAGTTTGATTGAAGTGCTTCATCAAAAAAATCTTGAATGTATTTGGGGTCATTTAAGGCGAGTTTTTTATAAACATTAGCTCGAAAAGAGGAAGCCTTAGCTTGATGCACTCCGACAGATCATTCTCAAGTGCTATTAAAAAATAGCTTAAAGTTATAATTTCCAATAAAAAATCCCACTTAATCGCCTATATTGTAGTAGCTTACACCGACAATAACAGCAAGTGGGACTTTCAATGTACGATACTCTTTTTCCCGAATATTTCATCGAGGAATTACGGCAAACTATAGGAATTTTATGCGGACCATTGAAGATTGCGGGGCAAATCATACTTCGTCCTGAATTTCAAGAGATCAAAAAGGCAATTGAAGATGATCAACTTCAGTTGAGTAAAGATAGAGCCGCCACTAGAAACCGCGAGTTTAAAAACAGCTCTACCCAAAAACACCCCCCAGCTGAATTGGTGGTGGCGTTGTTCATAGCCCGTCACTTTTATGATAATTGTTACGGTGAACGAGGCTATAGTATGCTATGTGAGAATAGTTCCTTGCAGCAGTTTATTGGGCGCTTGGGCATAGGAAGCTTCCCTTCACGCAATACGATTCATGAACAAGTCTCTGCTCTTTCTGAGAAGACCCTTAATCTTTTTCATCAAGCTATTTTGAACTGCGTTAAGGAGTGTGGCCTGGATGATTTTTCAGCAGTGATTATTGATTCTACAGCCATTAAGGCCGATTCAGCGTGGCCTGTCGATAGTCAATTACTAAAGAACCTTAGTTGTAAAATGATGAAAAATATCAGTGACGTTCATGATCAGCTTCCCTGTGTTGAGCGCAGAAAGATCCCTCTCAAACGCCTGCAAAATTACTGTGATTATATGAGTAAACTGGATTTCGAGATCTCTATGCTTAAAGGAAAAAAAGGAGCAAGAAAAATGAGGCAAAAGTTTTATACGCAAGAACTTTTACCGAGGTGCCGAAAATTTATTATTCGCCTGGAGAAGACTCTTCCTCAAATTAAACAACACTGTGAAAGTGCCAAAGTTCTGATGATTGACGAATGTCTATCTCGCTTCATAGATAAAGTTTTGATGGTTGAACATCGCTTCAACATGGCTCCTAAGGACTACGATACGAAGACGGCACGGAAAATTTACAGCATGAGTGATAATGATGCAGCATTTATTAAAAAGGGTGGTCGAGAAACCGTATTTGGCTACCGACCAAATTTCGCCTTTAGTGCCAATGGTTTTCTGACATCATTCACCCTAGAATCTGGAAATACTAGTGACAGCAAGGCCTTCAGTAATTGCCTTGATGAAAATAAAAAGATGACGGGCGAGACCGCAATGATGATCAGTGTGGATGACGGATATAGCTCTGCCGCCAATTTAGATGATGCCATCGAAAAAGGGGCGACATTAGTCAGTGTTAGTGGCTCAAAGGGAAAGAAGCTCTTAGGAGAAGATATTTATGAGAGTGAAAACTACCAACTTGCGAGAAATATCCGATCAATTTCCGAAGCAGGTATTTCAAAGCTGAAGAACTATCACAACCTTGAGCGATTTACCGTTTGTGGCTTAAAGAGGGTTCGTCAAGAAACTCTCATAAGCGCCATAGGATTCAACTTGGAAAGGATCTGCCAGTTATTATGTCAAATAGAGATTGAGGTCGCCGCATAGAATGTCGGAGTGCATCTAGCTTGTTGATAATAACTGGAGTCAAGAATTTTAAGCAGACGCTTTACATTGGCCTCATTTACAGGGATTTCTTTGAAGAGCCGTTCAGAATAATAAAAATCAAGTAAATGCTTTTCAATAATATCAAAGAAAAGATCAATTCTATCAGCACGGCCCTTGGTCAAATCTAAAGCTAAAAGGAAACGAGTTTCAGGCTTGAGTCCATCGCGGTAAATAAAGTCAATACCAGCAGATTGTTGACTCTGAGCACTTAATTTATCAGCTTCAGTTTTGAGGATGAAAGAGGCTTGAGCAGTGATTTCACTCGTAATATATTCGACTAAATCAGTTTTGATTTTTTCAGCAATACCTTGTGAAGGTTTCGCATCTTGAGCCAATAGTGTCAGAGAACTAAGAGCAAAAAGAATAATTTTTTTCATTTCTTCACCTAGTTTAAATTTTTCTTTGCCCAGTCCAAATAGAGTGCGCCAGTCTTCTGACGGTCATCATATTTTTCACTGCCAAGAGTTTGCCCCGTTAGTTTAACAAGGACTTTATAAGCTTTCTTGAGGTCGTAACTACCATTCACTTTTGGGAAGATATTGATGAGTGCTAATAAGAGCTGCTTTTTCTCTTGGCCTTTAGCGTAGCCATTAAGTTTGAGTGCTTGAGCAAAAGTACGGTCGAGGTAGCTGATATAGTTACCTTCTGCCTTAGCTAATTGATTCAGGAAAGCGATAAAACTAGGTAAGTAGCTCGGGTCAATTTCGACTCGTTTAACTTGGATTTTATAGATGTTGCCACGATAATTACTGTCGCCTGAAAGATTGCCCTCAAGCTCAGAAAGTTGAGTAATATATCCCTTAAATTTGGGGTCAGAGGAAAAACTCATGATGGTATCAATGGGGTAAGACGCATAGCTCTCATTAATATTGTCTTCAACAAATTTTACCAAAGTGGGAAGCGAGGCAGGGTAATTCTTTAGGCTATAGCAAGCGGCAGAAATGAAGCTGGAGTTATCTTTATATTTAAGCGCTTCGATATAGAACTCTTCTTCATTGAGTTCTGATGCGGGTTTTTGTGTTGTTTGGAGCGCCTGCTTTTGGTTTTTGACGGCGTCGAGCTCAGTCTTAATATTGGCCATAACCTTGGCTTCAACTTCTGCCTTGATCTCAGCTGCGTATTTTTGTTTTATTTCGTTTTCGACGTTTTTCGAAACCGTGGCTTGATCTGGGCCTTGGTTACATGCTGCCATTAAAAGCGCAAGCGGAAGTGCTTTGTAAAAATTATTCATTATTTCCTCACTCATTTTCCTATTATTTGAAGCCTTTAAGGTAACGTAAGGCGTTCAAACTTGAAGATGAAAATCATGAGTAATAGCAGGTTTTACTAAAATTTAACAATGTTTAATCTTCGGCAATGAGCAAGGATGCAGAACTGATGACTTTAGACATCGAGGGGCTTAGTTCTAGGGAGGTGTATATAAGACTTATGGACAGAGGAATAAGTGTCATCTGACTAGAAGGCTTAAGTAAAGGGTGTAATCTCTGTGAAAATGAAATCTAATCAGGGAAGTGTAAGTGAGTGATTTAAAGAGTGACCTTAATAAATTAGCAATATTTAGAACTTATTATGGTTTAACATATCTAATCTTAGCCTTAGTGAGTTTTGTACTTTTCCCCCAATCATTTACTGAAATGAGTGCGGGAGTTCTTATATTTAATATCACGATAGTTTTGTCTTATACATTTCTTTATATGCTGCCTTTATTGATGGCTATGGCCCTTAGCTGTGGTTTTAATAAGGCATGCAAATTTAGTGATCGAGTGAGTAACATCATTTCTTATACAGTGATGATTTTATCAGCAACATTTACGTCATTATTTTTCTACTTTGATTCGGAAATATTTAAGGGTTTTGGTTTCCACATTAATAGCTTTATATGGAATATCATTAGTACGCCAGGTGGGCTCGATTCAATGGGCGGCGGATATGGAATGCCTGTGATCGCGAGCATTTGGAGTATCTGCTTTGGTCTCATCTTTTTACTCATGTTATTTTTCGCGATAAAAATAGAAAAAAAGCAATTATTACCAAGTCGACTGAGCCGCAAAGTCAAAATATCTTTAGCGTGTGCTTATGTGCTTATTTTTCTCTATCAAGGAACTGTTTTTGGCTTGAGCCATTTCCAAGCTAAAAGTCATATTGTTTCTTCTGCGTATCGTTATCCAGGCTACATATCGATTACTTTTAGGAGCTTTTTGATTAAGAAACTAGGAATGGAAGAGATAAGAGAAAAAGATATTGCGGTCAAAGAAAATTCTTCAGCATTGAATTACCCTTCGGAAAAAATACAATTTAACGAGCCCAAGAAAAAACTTAATATTGTTTGGTTAGTGGCGGAATCTTGGCGTTATGGAACTGCGACCGAAGAAGTCATGCCCACGACATTCGCTTTTAAGAATAAAGCCACGGTATTTGAACAACATTACAGTGGTGGTAACGGTACTCGTATGGGAATGTTTTCCATGTTTTATGGTCTCTATGGCCCCTATTGGTTTAAAGTACTCAATGAACGACGTTCGCCAGTATTGTTGGATGTGTTACAAGAACAAAATTACCAGATGGAACTCTTTACCAGTGCAAAATTTTCTTACCCGGAATTTGATAAGACTATTTTTTCGAATATCCCTAAGGAACATTTACATCCGTCTAAAGGTAATGGCGGTTATTTAAATGATCGTAAAAAGGTGACTGAGTTATTAAACTTCATCGATGAACGCGATCAAACTAAACCTTTTATGTTTTTCATGTTTTTTGAATCACCTCATGCACCCTATACATTTCCAGAAGATTTAGTGGTAAAAAAGGATTATTTGGAACACACAAATTACGCGATGGTGGATATTAAAGAAAACATAGAATTGATTTATAATCGTTACCTAAATTCAATTTATCACCTCGATACACAGCATAAGCGTATTCTAGATTACCTGGAAGAAAAAAATCTCATGGAAAATACCATTGTGATTATGACTGGTGATCATGGTGAGGAATTTATGGAAGCAGGCCGTTGGGGTCATAATTCGGAATTTCATCAAGATCAAATTCGAGTACCATTTATATTATGGGTACCGGGACAAAAAGCGATGAAATATACTAAAATGTCAAGTCACTTGGATCTACCAGCACTCTTAGCTCCACATCTTGGGATTAGTAATAAACCAGAAGACTATAGCTTAGGCCACGATTTATTAGGAGAAGGAGATCGCCAGTTTACAGTGGTTTCTTCTTGGAATAATGTAGGTTTAATTACCGAGAAGGGGAAAATAGATATCCCTTTAAGTAGTGCACTTTCTTTTGGTAGTAGTGTTACTAGTGTTGATGATAAAGCTGTTTCAAAAGAAGAGAAAAAAGAGATAGAAGCAACTCCACATCTCATGCAAATGTTTAAGGGTTTGAGTAAGTTTCTGGAGAAGTAAATTTATACACGATTACCCATTACAAGGGGCAAAGCCTCTTAGTCGCCTAGTCAAGGAAAGGCATTTCCTTGCTGGGGGAGCTCGAGGGGGACAGCGTCCCTATCCTACGGGTCGCATCATGCCCTTTATTCTGGATAAGTAAATTTATCATTCATGTCTTTACTTATACCTGAAACCAGATCACGGGTTCAGGCATTATTAAAACACTAAGATAATGAGGCGATCACTAAAGAGAGCAAAAGTCACAAGCGGGCTTTTTCCTACACTTTAGAAGAATTAATCTTCGGTAATGAGCAAGGATGCAGAGCTGATGACTTTAGATATTGAAGGATTTAGGTCTAGGGAAGAGAGTTGAGTCAAGATATCACCCTGAGGTGCTAGCTGATTAAAATCATCCTGAGAATTTAGAAAATCCGCGATAGCAGTGAAATGAATGCATTGTTCACTAGCATTTTCGAGAGCTTTTTGCGCTAAACGCAAGCGTTTTAAATGAGGCTTGCGTGCGGGATGCGTCTTGACTGCAGCCACTAAATTAGCAGCGGATTCTTCAATGATACGCAGTTGGCGACTTTCTTCGGTCACCCACTGAGCAAATTGCTCGTTAACTTCTTCCAGTAGAGTAGGCATTAGGCGAGTACGCGGAAACCCAAATGAATCACGGGTTTATCTTGAGTCGCAAAGTTCATTTCAAATTCAGTTTGAACATCTGCAATATCGGCCAAAACACTTTGGTCAGGTTCAAGGAAAGGTAGTTGTGAGGTGACAGTTTTTATCCATTCAAGGTAGGGTAGGTCATCTGTGGCAAGGTGCAATGAGCCGCCTTTTTTGATTTTTCGGGTGACGCGATACACAAATTCACTCGAGAGCATACGGTTGCGTCGATGACGTTCTTTAGGCCAGGGATCTGGACAGATAACATGAACACGATCAATAGTGTGATCGGGGAGTTGAGTCCCAAAGAGTTCCCAGCCTAAGCAATGCAGTGCTTCTACATTGCTACAGTCGGCACGTGCGGCTTTGCCATTGAGTTTTCGTAAGCGGTCGAGTTTAATGTCTGCACCCATCACAAGGGCTTCGGGATAACGTTTAGCCAATTCAGTCGTAAAGCGACCTTTGCCACAGCCCATATCGAGTTCAATGCGGGGGCGATTAAAATCAATGATGCTATCTAGACGTTTGAATTCCCCAATGAGTTCAAGAGGAGTTTTGATTTCTAACATTTTAAAATTTCCTTAGGTGGCTTTCTATTGCCGTGTCTGATTTTTGGGGAAAATCATGGTTAAAGTGCAAGCCGCGACTTTCTTGGCGCGAGAGGGCACAATCAATAATGAGTTCTGATAAACAAGCTAGGTTACGGAGCTCGATTAAATCAGGAGTGATATTGAAATCCCAATAATAATGGGTGATTTCATGCTGAATATTACGAATGCGACGTTTGGCGCGCTGAAGGCGCTTATTCGTTCTAAAAATCCCCACAAAGTCCCACATGAAAGAACGCATCTCTTGCCAGTTATGAGTAATAACAACCTGCTCGTCTGAATCAGTAGCGTTGCCACTTGTCCAGCTAGGGACGGCATTCATTTGTGTTTGTAAAATAGACTGAGATAAAGAGGCATTCATTTCGGCGGCACATTCTGCGGATTTTCCGCCCATGACGACGGCTTCAAGTAAACTATTACTAGCGAGACGGTTGGCGCCATGGAGACCTGTACAGGCGGTTTCACCGATAGCATAGAGACGGGTAATATTCGTAGTTCCACAAATATCGGTCTTCACACCACCACAGCAGTAATGAGCAGCAGGAACAACGGGGATGGGATCTTTAGCCATATTTAAACCAATTGATTCACAAGTGGCAAAGATTTTCGGGAAACGCTTGCGCAGAAATTCTTCATTGTGATGAGTGATATCGAGATAGACGCATTTCTCACCCGTTTCTTTAAGTTCGCGGTCAATGGCGCGTGCTACGACATCGCGTGGAGCTAAACTTTTGAGTTCATGATATTTTTCCATGAAGTCGACGAGCTCATTTTTACGTCGGATTTTCAAAATGGCACCTTCACCACGAACCGCTTCCGAAATGAGGAAGCTATTGATGCGATGATCAAAAAGGCATGTGGGATGAAATTGAAAAAATTCCATATTTGCGATATCCGCATTGGCTCTGTAGGCCATAGCAATGCCATCGCCAGTGGCGATATCTGGATTTGTGGTATAGGTATAAACTTTGCCCGCACCACCGGTAGCTAAAATAGTAGACTTAGCTAGGAAAGTCGTGACGAGTTCATTATCTTTGTCGAGGATGTAAGCACCGAGGCAATTATTTTTATCAAGTCCCCAACCGAGTTTACCCGTAGTGATGAGATCTATAGCGTGAAAATTTTCAAAAACCTCAATTCTATCTTCTTGGCGACAAGCTTTCTCTAGGGCACGTATGACTTCAGTACCAGTAATATCTCCCGCATGCAGAACTCGGCGTTGGCTATGACCGCCTTCGCGACCGAGGTTATATTGGCCTGATTCATCATCGTCACTCTCGTCCACTTCTGAACGGCGAGTGAATTTAACGCCGAGATCAATGAGTTTTTGTATGGCTGTGGGACCTGCAGAAACTATATCGGTGACGACTTTTTCATCGCAAAGACCTGCCCCAGCTTTCAGTGTATCCGAAACATGGAGTTCAAAGCTGTCCTGATCGTTGATATCACTCATGACACAGGAGATTCCTCCCTGAGCATATTTACTATTGCATTCGCTGAGTTCTCGTTTGGAGATCAAGGCCACTGAGCCATGTTCTGCTGCTTGTAGAGCACAGTACATACCCGCGAGGCCGCTACCAATGATCAAGAAATCGTACTCGACTTTTTTCATATTTGTTTTTTCCAAAAATTTTGCTTAAATTACACGAAGGCGTGCTACTGACAAGCTGAGTTGACCTTTTGTGCCATTTATGCTGAAAAAAAAGTATTTGTGCTAGTTCGAATATTTTTATTGAGTGACTAGACGCATAAATTATTTTAGTGTTGATTGAATAATATTAGGAAGGATTATGCCTCAGTTTATTAGATTGCGTCCAGAATATAAATGCCATGAATCAGAACAAAAAGTTGCGACTTTACTCCAGCGTTTACCCAGTCATTGGATCGTTGTATGGGGTTACTACTACAAAGGACCTCGCGGAGTTTCTCGAGAAGGTGATTTTTTAGTATTCAATCCAGATGCAGGTGTCTTAGTCATTGAAGCTAAAGGCGGAGTTTTACGCAGAAATAAAAAAACGGGTGAATGGAATACCCATGGTCGCACTGCTCCAGATTCACAATTATTTAGAGAAATTCAGGGAGTAAGGGATATTTTGGCCCGCGCAGGTGGCTCCTACAAAATGGTGGTTAAAGGTGTATTGGCTTGTCCTGATTTGTGTATTCAAGGAAAGGTGAATGAGTACCAAGGCCTGCCACGTGAACTGATCATGGATCGTGATGACTTAGAGAGTTTTGTTCCTCAGATGGATGCGAAGCTAGGACGAATCATGAAAATTGGCGCGGGAGAAGCAGAAAAAATGTTTCGCAAGGCCTTTGTCAGTGAGGATGAGAGTGGCGTCGATCCCAAGTCGGTGAAAGAAACTGATAAGTACCTTACAAAACTCATTAATTCAAAAGTTACACGGGTGCTGAATCATTTGATTCACAATCGCCAGTTTGTGGTCAAAGGCGCCCCAGGTAGTGGTAAATCGTGGATGGCACTCGGCTTAGCTAGGATTTGGGCAGGACGTCGTCGTGAACGAGGGGGTTCGGTATTAATTCTTTGTTATAATCGCGCTTTACGCAATAAATTAAAAGATATTGCAGATAAAATGGAGCAAGGAGGTCAAGCGCGCAAGGGCACAATCACGGTGCGGCTTTGGGAAGATTTAGCCCGAGATATTTATAAGCAGAATGGTTTAGAATTTGTAGTTCCTGATGAGCAAGCCGCTCGTAACCAGTTTTATGAATCTCAGCTACCATTGACTTTAGAAGGCTTAGTGGCAGCAGGAAAAGTTACAGCGGAATATGATTGCCTTATAGTCGATGAAGCTCAAGACCACGATACAGAGTTTCCCATACATGGAACTAATGGACCTGGCTGGTGGTCCATTTATTTTTCATTACTCAAAGAAGGTGCAGCAGCACGTATTGCGGTTCTTTATGATTCGGATCAACGCCCGAGCTTTCGACGGGGTGGAATGAATGGTTTTGATGCAGAAAAACTTTATAGTGTCTTGGAGTCGAATCCTATTCGTTTGAATTTGTTCGAGAGCTATCGCTACACGATGAATATTTTTAAGTATCTCATTAAAATCAAATCAAATTCATCAAAAATTAGAACGATGGATTTAACTCCTGCAGAAGATTTACCCGCGGGGGAACCGGTAGTGGAAAAAGTACTGAAGCACCACCTCATTCCCAAGTACCTTGATGATACAATTAAAGATCTACTCAAACGCAAAGTCTGTCAGCCAGAAGAAATTATGATCATCGCCAATTCCTTTAGTAAAAATCGTCGTCTATTACCGAGTGGCACAATGGGGGGAGCTAAAATCAATAACGGCCTCTTTCCAGAGAAAAATAAGATCCTCTATATTTCAGCTAACAAAGTTAAGGGGCTCGAGACTAAAGTGGCATTTTTAGTCGGCTACGATGCCGATTTTCAGCAAGATGAGCAACAGTGTCAGAGTCTCTTCATTGGAGCCAGTCGAGCGCGGCAAATATTGTACGTCGTTTTTACCAAGTAGCTCGAGGCATAATAAATAGTAGTATTTATTATTAGCTTAACACTAAATTAAGAATCCAGATCTTGCTCAAAGCGGTAACTTTAGTTATAATCCACAATCAATTAATAATGATATGGAGATAGAGATATGATTGCAGCATGCCCCAATTGTGAGTGGAGTGATACAGTAGAGGATTCTTTTTTAGGCCAAACGGCTGAATGTCCCTCATGCGAAAATGACTTTGTTGTTGCCTCAGAAGTTCAAGAAGAAGTAGCACCGCCAAAGAAAAAGAAAAAGAAAATGACGGTAGCAAAACGTAAACCCGCAGTAAGGCGCCAAGCGGAAAGTATAGATGATTCTAGTAATCCTTACGCGGCTCCAGATAGTAGCGATACTCTAAGCGTAAATTCTGACGGCGAAGTACTGGAATACGGAGGCATGCAACGCGGAGCTTATTGGGGATGGAATTTTGGTTTAAACTTTTTAGCGCTGATTCCGATTGTCGGTCAAATTGGCGCGATTATTGGTTCCATTCATGTGATTCGCCAACGCTGTGTTAACCTCGGTTATAGCCTGTGGTATGGTTGGACAATTTTCATTCCGTTTTATAACTTTGTAGTAGGCTTTCGTTTCGCCTGTTGTCCAGAGGGTTATGCCGACCATAAAACTCTTGATAAGACGGGCAAGATACTATTAGGTGTTATGCTTGCCTTTATAGTTCTAATGTTCGTAGCAATTGGCGTCGCCGTAGCGGCCGGCGGAGCAGCAGGACGTCAATAAACGCTCTTTCCAGTAAACACAAAAAAGGGATGCTATTGAGCATCCCTTTTTTTATGACTATTGACTTTGCGACTTAGGCAAGTGAATCGTCAGCCACGAGGTATTTTGGGTCTTCGAGAATATTGACTTCTACGATGTCACCAGATTTTCTAAGTAGTGTAGCACATTCAGGACTGAGGTGACGGAGGTGAAGGATTTTACCTGCTGCTTTATAGCGCTCACTGAGTCCGTGAACTGCTTCTATCCCAGAGTGGTCACAGACTTTGGAATCAGCGAAGTCGATGTAGACATCTTTAGGATCATTATTAGGATCAAAGAGTTCTTTGAAAGAAGTGATGGAACCGAAAAAGACATTTCCTTTTACAACATAGGTTTTCTCAGTTTTACTTTCCTTAGTGACTTTGATTTTGATCTCTTTGGCAGAGTTCCATGCATAGATGAGGGCAGAAATGATAATACCGATACCCACTGCGACTGCGAGGTCAAGGAAGACGGTTACCGCTGATACAATGATAATGATGAGAATTTCAGATTTTTGGATTTTGCCAAATAAGCGCAGTGAAGACCATTCGAAAGTGGCGATAACAACCATGAACATCACACCGATGAGTGACGCGACGGGGATCATCTCAATAAGATGAGGTGCAAATAAGATAAAAATCAGCATGAAAATAGCCGTCGCAATACCAGATGTACGGCCACGACCACCAGAATTTAAACAGATCACACTTTGACCAATCATCGCGCAACCGCACATGCCACCAAAGAAACCACTGACAACATTACCAGCACCTTGGGCAACGGATTCTCTATTGCCTTGGCCACGAGTTTCAGTAATTTCATCAATAAGTGACATGGTCATGAGCGTTTCAATTAAGCCTACAGAAGCGAGAATAAGTGCAAGGATCAAAACTTTAATGGCTTTATCACGATTATCCGGATTGCTCATATCCCAGCCAATATCCGGAAGGTGTAAACTTGGTAAACGCCCTTTTAGACTGCCATCAAGTGCATCTGCAGTGTCTTTTTTACCTTCTGCAATGAGTTTTGTTTGATTGAGCTCCCAACGCTCTTGGACTTGTTCATTAGTGATTTTTTTAGCCACAGTGGCTTCTGCCGTAGCGGCATAATCACGATGGAGAACGGTTTCTTTTTGAGCTGTGAATTGATCTGTAATGATTTCCTTCTCAGTCATAGAAGTACGCTGGCCAAGAACGACGTCAGATACTCTTTTTGAGTGATCCTTTAAAGGTGTAAAGGTAGCGAGCAATGTGCAAATAACGATGGCTGCGAGTGGTGCGGGAATAGCTTTTGTGAATTTGGGAAGGAAGTGAACAATTAACATAGTTAGGACAATCATGCCCATCATCGTCAGCATGGCGGGACTCGTAAGTGCCATCCAGTCGCCAGCATAAGTAAACATATCATGCTGCTTATCGTAAACGACGCGAGTATTTTCTTTGAATTGACCAAATTGTGCCATACCAATGACGATGGCGAGACCATTGACGAAACCGAGCATAACGGGATGCGGTAAGAGGCGAATGAATTTCCCCATTTTGAAGGCCCCAAAGAGTACCTGTAAAATCCCGGTAACAATAACTGCCGCAAGTAAATACTCTAAGCCAAACATAATAATGAAGGCAGTAGTAACGACAGCCATGGAGCCAGCCGCACCAGAGATCATGGCGGGACGTCCGCCGAATACTGAAGTGATAAAGCCAATAAAGAAGGAGCCATAAAGGCCCATCATCGGGTCAATACCCGCAACAAAAGTAAAAGCAACGGCTTCGGGGATCAGAGTGAGTACGGCGGTTAAGCCCGCGAGTATATCATTCTTCAGATTGCCTGAATGTTTTCGTAAAATATTAAACATAATAATTCCTATAAAATTCTAAATAGAGCAATGTCATTTGGAGTCGTAAGCCCTTATTGCTCTGTAAGCTTCGGTAAAAAGTTCTGACAATGAAGGTATGTATAAAAATGTAAAGGGCTAAAACTTTTTTTTGTGAAAGTTTCAGCCCCCTATGACATGAATCAATATTGATTCATGATGATAGAAATTTTTAGTCTTGCATAAGCTCCACAAGTTTTGGCTCAATAGCTTCGGCCCACTTGGGGTACATTTCATTATTGGGGTGAAGAAGATCATTCATTATATTCTTATGTAAAATTCTCTTGTCATCAAGGAAAATAGCGTTGATATTTAAGAAGAAAATATCTTTGTTATCGGCGTAAGTTTTAATGATTTCATTTGTGCCCATAGTGAGTTTGCGGAGTGCATCATTATCATCTTTACCACGTGGGAAGATTGCGAGCATAAGGATTTTTGTCTCAGGTAGTCTTACACGTAACTCTTGGAGAATCGCCTTAACGCCTTTTGCGGTTTCCGCAGAAGCTTCTTTGTTGTGACCGGCATTATTTGTACCAATCATCAAAACGAGAGCTTTTGGATTGATGCCATCAACAGCTCCATGATCTAAACGCCAAAGTACGTGCTCAGTGCGATCTCCGCTAAAACCTAAATTGAGTGCCTTGCGACCTGCGTAGTATTGATCCCAAGTTTTTTTCTGCCTATCCCAAGCATGAGTAATGGAATCCCCGAGGAAAACTAATTGAACATCGCCGAGTTGTTCTTTCTGAGCAAGC is from Lentisphaera profundi and encodes:
- a CDS encoding SulP family inorganic anion transporter, which codes for MFNILRKHSGNLKNDILAGLTAVLTLIPEAVAFTFVAGIDPMMGLYGSFFIGFITSVFGGRPAMISGAAGSMAVVTTAFIIMFGLEYLLAAVIVTGILQVLFGAFKMGKFIRLLPHPVMLGFVNGLAIVIGMAQFGQFKENTRVVYDKQHDMFTYAGDWMALTSPAMLTMMGMIVLTMLIVHFLPKFTKAIPAPLAAIVICTLLATFTPLKDHSKRVSDVVLGQRTSMTEKEIITDQFTAQKETVLHRDYAATAEATVAKKITNEQVQERWELNQTKLIAEGKKDTADALDGSLKGRLPSLHLPDIGWDMSNPDNRDKAIKVLILALILASVGLIETLMTMSLIDEITETRGQGNRESVAQGAGNVVSGFFGGMCGCAMIGQSVICLNSGGRGRTSGIATAIFMLIFILFAPHLIEMIPVASLIGVMFMVVIATFEWSSLRLFGKIQKSEILIIIIVSAVTVFLDLAVAVGIGIIISALIYAWNSAKEIKIKVTKESKTEKTYVVKGNVFFGSITSFKELFDPNNDPKDVYIDFADSKVCDHSGIEAVHGLSERYKAAGKILHLRHLSPECATLLRKSGDIVEVNILEDPKYLVADDSLA
- a CDS encoding GDSL-type esterase/lipase family protein yields the protein MKKIIFALSFALYLLTTSCASNNLGESVKNTGTSTTPVQQDAKWAVKWWMPRHQEKLAQKEQLGDVQLVFLGDSITHAWDRQKKTWDQYYAGRKALNLGFSGDRTEHVLWRLDHGAVDGINPKALVLMIGTNNAGHNKEASAETAKGVKAILQELRVRLPETKILMLAIFPRGKDDNDALRKLTMGTNEIIKTYADNKDIFFLNINAIFLDDKRILHKNIMNDLLHPNNEMYPKWAEAIEPKLVELMQD